In Sphingobacterium sp. lm-10, one DNA window encodes the following:
- a CDS encoding trigger factor yields the protein MNISHQKIDDINASITVDLAPEDYNPQVDKAIKDQAKKAKLPGFRPGMVPTSHIKRTYGKSILFDEVNRLVGDQINTYITEQKLEVLGQPLPKDEEESTQYNWDFNDAFSFEYEIGLAPAFDVPFSADTEFVAYDIAADTATLEERVKNLRRSYGKMINPEVSEEGDVLYAALKQNKEDGIEKTTSVRTDLVENAAIKKSLIGLKKDDTVKFDIKKAFKVADIARLLGITEDEAKDLEVTEFELTVKNINRLEEAELNEEFFNKLFPAGEVTTEEQFLAKVKEEVENLFKQNSDQRLRNDIYTFGMDKVEASFPEPFLKRWLKATNPEISDEELEGGFEDFLKNLKWTLIENRIVTANNLEVKYDEVVALAKERIYSQIKMYNINEEPTDEQLNQFAMQLLQDREQANRLFEEAKALKVFDYLKGVIKLKSTKIDYDKFEQLDK from the coding sequence ATGAATATTTCACACCAGAAAATAGACGACATCAACGCCAGCATTACGGTTGACTTGGCACCTGAAGATTACAATCCTCAAGTAGATAAAGCCATTAAAGATCAGGCTAAAAAAGCAAAGTTACCAGGATTCCGTCCAGGAATGGTACCTACAAGCCATATCAAACGTACGTATGGAAAATCAATTTTGTTTGATGAAGTTAACCGTTTGGTAGGTGATCAAATCAATACCTATATCACTGAGCAAAAGCTGGAAGTACTAGGTCAACCACTTCCAAAAGATGAGGAAGAGTCTACTCAGTACAACTGGGACTTCAATGATGCTTTTTCTTTTGAGTATGAGATCGGCTTAGCTCCTGCTTTCGACGTTCCGTTTTCAGCAGATACAGAATTCGTAGCATATGATATTGCTGCAGATACGGCTACCTTAGAAGAACGCGTAAAAAATCTGCGTAGAAGCTACGGAAAGATGATCAATCCAGAGGTTTCCGAAGAAGGCGATGTATTATATGCTGCTTTAAAACAAAACAAAGAAGACGGTATAGAGAAAACAACATCTGTACGTACAGATTTAGTAGAAAATGCTGCCATCAAAAAATCTTTAATCGGCTTGAAGAAAGATGACACGGTTAAATTCGACATCAAAAAAGCTTTCAAAGTAGCCGACATCGCTCGCTTGCTAGGCATCACAGAAGATGAGGCAAAAGATTTAGAGGTAACAGAATTTGAGTTGACCGTGAAAAACATCAACCGACTGGAAGAAGCAGAATTGAACGAAGAATTCTTCAACAAGCTTTTCCCTGCTGGTGAAGTAACCACAGAAGAGCAATTTCTAGCAAAAGTGAAGGAAGAGGTGGAAAACCTATTCAAACAAAACTCTGATCAAAGATTGCGTAACGATATCTATACTTTTGGTATGGACAAAGTAGAAGCTTCATTCCCAGAGCCATTCTTAAAGCGTTGGTTGAAAGCAACGAATCCAGAAATCTCTGACGAAGAGTTGGAAGGTGGATTCGAAGATTTCTTGAAAAACCTGAAATGGACATTGATCGAGAACCGCATCGTAACGGCGAATAACTTAGAAGTAAAATACGATGAAGTAGTTGCTTTAGCTAAAGAACGTATCTATTCGCAAATCAAGATGTACAACATCAACGAGGAGCCTACAGATGAGCAATTGAATCAATTCGCTATGCAATTGCTTCAAGACAGAGAACAAGCTAACCGTTTGTTTGAAGAAGCAAAAGCATTGAAAGTATTCGATTACTTGAAAGGTGTCATCAAATTGAAATCAACAAAAATTGACTACGATAAATTTGAACAATTAGATAAATAA
- a CDS encoding GNAT family N-acetyltransferase, with translation MKVQIRKATPEDASRLATILRLAMAEVVDYLIGSKEEEKAIKFLTYLIAQPDNQYSYENIWVAEVDGDILGQACLYDGTDLNRLRTPVLEFIHQQYQHSPDVFDETASGEIYLDTIAVASHAQGMGIGKLLLQHIIDFYVRQRKATIGLLVDKENPKAKSLYLNTGFSKISEKSLFGKQFDHLQINSETADH, from the coding sequence ATGAAAGTACAAATCAGAAAAGCTACTCCAGAGGATGCCAGTAGATTAGCTACCATACTAAGGTTAGCAATGGCAGAGGTTGTCGATTATTTAATTGGCTCAAAAGAAGAAGAAAAAGCCATTAAGTTCTTAACTTATTTGATCGCTCAACCGGATAATCAATACTCCTACGAGAACATCTGGGTAGCGGAAGTAGATGGAGATATTTTGGGGCAGGCTTGTTTATATGACGGTACTGATCTAAATCGGCTAAGAACTCCTGTATTGGAATTTATACACCAGCAGTACCAACATAGCCCGGATGTATTTGACGAAACAGCATCTGGGGAAATCTATCTGGACACGATTGCTGTTGCATCACACGCACAAGGCATGGGCATAGGCAAGCTCTTGCTACAGCATATTATTGATTTTTATGTAAGGCAGCGGAAAGCGACTATCGGCTTGTTAGTAGACAAAGAGAATCCAAAAGCAAAAAGCCTATATTTAAATACAGGCTTTTCAAAAATATCAGAAAAATCGCTTTTCGGTAAACAGTTCGACCATCTGCAGATCAATTCTGAAACAGCTGATCATTAA